From Spirochaetales bacterium, one genomic window encodes:
- a CDS encoding SMP-30/gluconolactonase/LRE family protein: MKSTIKKFAIVAVILLCMTILPVFGQTTIRSGAGLVQVYSSNLYYEGPTWDPVNQKLYFTTPNDAPYNIYSLNSQGQVSVWMSNSQRVNGTFLSIDGRLLAAESQSQKITSYRIGANGPEDAQTIASDTSWYYPNDICQRPQGDIYFTTPNWEGRPQAVYHINTQGVASRIISDMGCPNGIITSNDGSKLYVSDSNRKYWMVYPINSDGSIGTGSVFFNPGSGSTNDPDGMTIDEHGNLYFMGKGGLWIVSPSGEQLDFISIPEFCSNITFGGSDGSVLYITCQDKIYSLKTTVRGANWAPTATIPPSSTPPGQIGDVNINGSIDIVDALLIAQYYVGLEPSNFEPALADVNCSGGIDIVDALLTARYYVGQIDSFPC; this comes from the coding sequence ATGAAATCCACAATAAAGAAGTTTGCCATAGTAGCGGTGATTTTATTATGTATGACCATCCTTCCGGTTTTCGGCCAGACAACGATCCGGTCCGGCGCCGGTCTCGTACAGGTCTATTCTTCGAATCTTTATTATGAAGGACCGACATGGGACCCCGTCAATCAAAAGCTTTATTTCACGACGCCGAATGACGCCCCGTACAACATCTACAGCCTCAACAGCCAGGGGCAGGTAAGCGTGTGGATGTCCAATTCCCAGCGGGTGAACGGTACGTTTCTCTCCATTGACGGCCGTCTTCTTGCCGCCGAAAGCCAGTCGCAAAAGATAACGAGTTACCGGATAGGCGCAAACGGTCCCGAGGACGCGCAAACGATCGCCTCGGACACGTCATGGTACTACCCGAACGATATCTGTCAGCGCCCGCAGGGCGATATCTATTTTACCACCCCCAACTGGGAAGGCAGGCCGCAGGCGGTCTATCATATAAACACGCAGGGTGTTGCCTCGAGGATTATCTCCGATATGGGATGTCCGAACGGGATCATCACATCGAACGACGGGTCGAAACTCTATGTCAGTGACAGTAACCGCAAATACTGGATGGTATACCCGATTAATTCCGACGGCTCCATCGGGACCGGATCGGTCTTTTTCAATCCGGGATCGGGCAGTACGAACGATCCGGACGGCATGACAATCGACGAACACGGCAATCTTTACTTTATGGGTAAAGGCGGCCTCTGGATCGTATCGCCGTCGGGAGAACAGCTCGATTTTATCTCGATTCCCGAGTTTTGCTCGAATATCACCTTCGGCGGAAGCGACGGGTCCGTGCTCTACATAACCTGTCAGGACAAGATTTACTCGCTAAAGACCACGGTCCGCGGCGCAAACTGGGCGCCCACGGCGACGATCCCGCCCTCCTCGACCCCGCCCGGCCAGATTGGAGATGTCAATATCAACGGCAGTATCGATATTGTCGACGCGCTTCTCATCGCGCAGTACTACGTCGGCCTGGAACCATCGAATTTCGAACCGGCTTTGGCGGATGTGAATTGTTCCGGCGGCATCGATATCGTCGACGCGCTTCTTACGGCACGCTACTACGTCGGACAGATCGATTCGTTCCCGTGTTGA
- a CDS encoding ABC transporter ATP-binding protein, giving the protein MRRFVKFFTYLKPFIKKIILLFCFICITTLITLPVPMLEKTIIDEAIPEKNIHYLFLLIGVIAALYAVNQTIGYLRNITSISVREKVLCRVRIDLYHHLQKMSMKFFSGRQSGSLLSRMLSDVGYIQNLVNDEFFVIISSFFRVGVVVYLLLTISWKISLLCLTVLPVVLTVFLLLRKKIYIFTKRLQEALAQLSGKVQENISSIKIIQAETAEENKGRETALHCENLANLTIRQSRVAIIGNYIITLFTYVPLLVIIWSIGGADVIKETLSLGSLLAYIQYLFGVIGPVTNFLRFNMNLQAGYAALDRVYEILDEPPEIIDRPDAVPVSTPLQSIVFSDVSLHFSDPEHPDKIIEALSHISLTIKRGEKIGIVGPSGGGKTSLVNLLLRFYHPTEGVIRLNDREIDAYTINSVRRTIAYMPQEEFLFNDTVRNNITLGREYPDEAIEKALEVASAFEFVRSLREGLDTVIGERGVTLSGGQRQRLALSRIFLKQPDMFVFDEAFSALDSESETLIFNALPRIIGDRTAIIIAHRFSFLNLVERILVFANGKCVEDGSFDELVNKDGLFSKLYTIGKLERPT; this is encoded by the coding sequence ATGAGGCGGTTTGTCAAATTCTTTACATACCTGAAGCCCTTTATAAAGAAGATTATCCTTCTTTTTTGTTTTATCTGCATCACCACGCTCATCACGCTTCCCGTTCCCATGCTCGAAAAGACAATCATCGATGAAGCGATTCCCGAAAAGAATATACATTACCTGTTCCTTCTTATCGGCGTCATCGCCGCACTTTATGCCGTCAATCAGACGATCGGATATCTGAGAAATATCACCAGTATTTCCGTGAGAGAAAAGGTTCTCTGCCGGGTGCGTATCGACCTGTACCATCATCTGCAGAAAATGTCCATGAAATTTTTCTCCGGCCGGCAATCCGGTTCACTCCTCTCCCGTATGCTGAGTGACGTCGGTTATATTCAGAATCTTGTCAACGACGAGTTTTTCGTCATCATAAGTTCGTTTTTCCGTGTCGGTGTTGTCGTTTATCTTCTCCTGACGATAAGCTGGAAGATTTCATTACTGTGCCTGACCGTGCTTCCCGTTGTTCTTACCGTATTTCTACTCCTGAGAAAAAAGATATACATATTTACCAAAAGACTCCAGGAAGCCCTCGCGCAGCTATCGGGGAAAGTACAGGAAAACATATCGTCAATCAAGATCATTCAGGCCGAGACCGCAGAAGAAAACAAGGGACGGGAAACGGCGCTTCACTGTGAAAATCTCGCGAACCTTACCATCCGGCAGTCACGCGTGGCCATTATCGGCAATTATATCATTACCCTTTTCACCTATGTGCCGCTGCTCGTTATCATATGGAGTATCGGCGGGGCGGACGTCATTAAGGAAACACTCAGCCTGGGTTCGCTTCTTGCTTACATCCAGTACCTTTTCGGGGTGATCGGACCGGTCACCAATTTTCTCAGGTTCAACATGAATCTTCAGGCGGGGTATGCCGCGCTCGACCGGGTGTATGAAATACTGGACGAACCACCCGAGATCATTGACCGGCCGGATGCCGTTCCGGTAAGCACGCCGCTTCAATCAATCGTTTTTTCCGACGTCTCCCTTCATTTTTCCGATCCCGAACATCCGGATAAAATCATCGAGGCGTTGTCTCATATCAGTCTGACGATAAAGCGGGGTGAAAAGATCGGCATCGTGGGGCCCAGCGGGGGCGGAAAAACGTCGCTTGTAAATCTGCTGCTGCGGTTTTATCATCCGACCGAAGGAGTCATCCGCCTCAATGACAGGGAAATAGATGCCTATACGATAAACAGCGTCCGGCGGACAATCGCGTATATGCCGCAGGAGGAATTCCTTTTCAATGACACGGTGAGAAACAATATTACGCTGGGGCGCGAGTATCCGGATGAAGCAATAGAGAAGGCATTGGAGGTCGCTTCCGCTTTCGAGTTTGTCCGTTCCCTCAGGGAGGGGCTTGACACCGTCATCGGCGAACGCGGGGTCACCCTTTCCGGGGGACAGCGCCAGCGTCTCGCGCTCAGCAGGATCTTTCTCAAGCAACCGGATATGTTTGTTTTTGACGAGGCTTTCTCCGCCCTGGATTCCGAATCGGAGACACTTATATTCAACGCCCTTCCGCGTATTATCGGGGACCGTACGGCGATCATTATCGCCCACCGGTTTTCATTCCTCAATCTCGTCGAAAGAATACTTGTTTTCGCAAACGGAAAATGCGTGGAGGATGGAAGCTTCGATGAACTCGTCAACAAAGACGGCCTGTTTTCGAAACTGTATACGATCGGAAAGCTCGAACGCCCTACATAG
- a CDS encoding HAD family phosphatase yields the protein MKITTIIFDFGGVISLSRNKNKAGKICKILKINEEQLASVYQKLRYDYDSGLISAKEYWKRVIERLDIKRCVSDKEINAIIDLDRASWMNINKDMIALINALKKKGFTLAILSNMPANMLSFINRKFKWLDCFDYRIFSCEEKMSKPRRQVFITALNKLNEKPEHILFIDDSPVNIEVAEGLGLHTIHYRHIDELKKELSEKFGVD from the coding sequence TTGAAGATAACAACGATAATCTTTGATTTCGGCGGTGTCATCAGTCTGTCCCGGAATAAAAACAAAGCAGGGAAAATATGTAAAATACTTAAGATAAACGAAGAACAACTTGCATCCGTCTATCAAAAGCTTCGCTACGATTACGATTCCGGACTCATCTCCGCAAAGGAATACTGGAAAAGGGTAATCGAAAGACTCGATATCAAACGATGTGTTTCGGATAAAGAAATCAATGCAATCATCGACCTCGATCGGGCAAGCTGGATGAACATCAACAAGGATATGATCGCATTGATCAACGCGTTGAAAAAAAAGGGCTTCACCCTTGCTATCTTGTCGAATATGCCGGCAAATATGCTTTCCTTTATAAATAGAAAATTCAAATGGCTGGATTGTTTCGATTATCGAATTTTTTCCTGTGAAGAGAAAATGAGCAAACCACGTCGACAGGTGTTTATAACCGCGCTGAACAAACTGAATGAAAAACCGGAACATATTCTTTTTATCGACGATTCACCGGTAAACATAGAAGTCGCTGAAGGGCTTGGATTGCATACGATTCATTACAGGCATATTGACGAGTTGAAAAAAGAACTGTCTGAAAAATTCGGTGTTGACTGA